The following coding sequences are from one Vibrio syngnathi window:
- the mutS gene encoding DNA mismatch repair protein MutS: MKADQKHTPMMQQYLKLKAENPEILLFYRMGDFYELFYDDAKKASQLLDISLTKRGSSNGEPIPMAGVPYHAVEGYLAKLVQLGESVAICEQIGNPATSKGPVERAVVRIVTPGTVTDEALLSERVDNLIAAIYHHNGKFGYATLDITSGRFQLCEPETEEAMAAELQRTSPRELLFPEDFEPVNLMASRNGNRRRPVWEFELDTAKQQLNKQFGTRDLVGFGVESAKLGLCAAGCLIQYVKDTQRTALPHIRSLTMDKQDHSVILDAATRRNLEITQNLSGGTDNTLAEVLDHTATAMGSRMLKRWLHQPMRNISALDQRLDAIGEMKDLALFTELQPTLKQIGDIERILARLALRSARPRDMARLRQAMEYLPELAETLTQLKHPYLTQLAQYASPVDEVSELLERAIKENPPVVIRDGGVIAEGYNAELDEWRDLAAGATEFLDKLEQEERERHGIDTLKVGYNNVHGFFIQVSRGQSHLVPPHYVRRQTLKNAERYIIPELKEHEDKVLSSKSKALAIEKQLWEELFDLLLPHLERLQNIASSVSQLDVLQNLAERADTLDYCRPTMTESAGVQIQAGRHPVVEQVMDEPFIANPIDLNDQRKMLIITGPNMGGKSTYMRQTALIALMAHIGCYVPAESATIGSIDRIFTRIGASDDLASGRSTFMVEMTETANILHNATPNSLVLMDEIGRGTSTYDGLSLAWASAEWLANQINAMTLFATHYFELTELPNQLPTLANVHLDAVEHGDSIAFMHAVQEGAASKSYGLAVAGLAGVPKAVIKNARAKLTQLEALSMESPTSKPSGVDIANQLSLIPEPSEVEQALANVDPDDLTPRQALEELYRLKKLL; the protein is encoded by the coding sequence GTGAAAGCCGATCAAAAACATACTCCCATGATGCAGCAGTACCTAAAGCTAAAAGCAGAAAACCCAGAAATTCTGTTGTTCTACCGCATGGGCGATTTCTACGAGCTTTTCTACGATGATGCTAAAAAAGCCTCTCAACTCCTCGATATTTCACTGACCAAGCGTGGCTCTTCAAATGGTGAGCCTATTCCTATGGCGGGTGTTCCGTACCATGCCGTTGAAGGATACCTTGCGAAGTTAGTGCAACTTGGTGAATCCGTAGCTATTTGTGAACAGATTGGTAATCCAGCGACTTCAAAAGGCCCGGTTGAACGTGCTGTTGTACGCATCGTAACGCCTGGTACCGTAACGGATGAAGCATTGCTTTCTGAGCGTGTTGATAACCTGATTGCAGCCATTTACCATCACAACGGTAAGTTTGGTTACGCGACACTGGATATTACCTCAGGTCGATTCCAACTTTGCGAACCAGAAACCGAAGAAGCGATGGCGGCAGAGCTACAAAGAACGTCACCACGTGAACTGCTGTTCCCTGAAGATTTCGAACCCGTAAATTTGATGGCAAGTCGTAATGGCAACCGCCGTCGCCCTGTGTGGGAATTTGAATTAGATACCGCTAAGCAGCAATTGAATAAGCAGTTTGGTACTCGTGACCTAGTTGGCTTTGGCGTAGAAAGCGCGAAACTAGGCTTATGTGCGGCTGGTTGTTTGATCCAATACGTGAAAGATACCCAGCGAACTGCCCTTCCACATATCCGTTCACTGACGATGGATAAACAAGATCACTCAGTGATCCTCGATGCTGCGACTCGACGCAATCTAGAGATCACCCAAAATCTTAGTGGCGGCACAGACAACACCCTAGCAGAAGTACTTGATCACACTGCGACAGCAATGGGTAGCCGTATGCTTAAGCGTTGGTTACATCAACCAATGCGCAATATCTCTGCACTCGATCAGCGCCTAGATGCGATTGGCGAGATGAAAGATTTGGCTCTGTTCACAGAGTTACAACCAACGCTGAAACAGATCGGTGATATCGAACGTATCTTAGCGCGTTTAGCTCTTCGCTCTGCTCGTCCTCGCGATATGGCACGACTTCGCCAAGCTATGGAATATTTGCCTGAACTTGCCGAAACGCTGACGCAACTTAAGCACCCATACCTAACTCAGCTTGCTCAATATGCTTCTCCTGTGGATGAAGTATCTGAACTACTTGAGCGAGCGATCAAAGAGAACCCGCCCGTAGTGATTCGTGATGGTGGTGTGATAGCAGAAGGCTACAACGCAGAACTCGACGAATGGCGCGACCTTGCCGCTGGTGCAACCGAATTTCTTGATAAACTTGAGCAAGAAGAGCGTGAACGTCACGGTATCGACACGCTTAAAGTTGGCTACAACAACGTACACGGTTTCTTCATTCAAGTAAGCCGCGGACAAAGCCACCTTGTGCCACCACACTATGTTCGCCGTCAAACGCTGAAAAATGCAGAGCGTTACATCATTCCTGAGCTAAAAGAGCACGAAGACAAAGTGCTTAGCTCTAAATCGAAAGCCCTAGCTATCGAGAAGCAGCTTTGGGAAGAGTTATTTGACTTGCTACTGCCGCACTTAGAGCGCCTACAAAACATCGCCTCTTCAGTGTCTCAACTTGATGTTCTACAAAACTTGGCTGAGCGTGCAGATACCCTTGATTACTGTCGTCCAACCATGACAGAGTCTGCTGGCGTACAAATTCAGGCAGGTCGTCACCCTGTGGTAGAACAAGTAATGGACGAACCCTTTATTGCTAACCCTATCGACCTCAATGATCAACGTAAGATGCTTATCATCACAGGTCCAAACATGGGTGGTAAATCAACCTACATGCGCCAAACTGCACTCATTGCGCTGATGGCTCATATTGGTTGTTATGTTCCAGCAGAAAGCGCGACGATTGGTTCTATCGACCGTATCTTTACGCGTATTGGCGCATCCGATGATTTGGCTTCGGGTCGTTCAACCTTCATGGTTGAGATGACAGAAACCGCGAATATTCTGCACAACGCAACACCAAATAGCCTTGTGTTAATGGATGAAATTGGTCGTGGTACTAGTACTTACGATGGTCTGTCACTGGCTTGGGCAAGTGCAGAATGGCTAGCCAATCAAATCAATGCGATGACACTGTTTGCGACGCACTATTTTGAGCTAACTGAGCTACCGAACCAACTACCAACTTTAGCAAACGTACACCTAGATGCGGTTGAGCATGGCGACAGCATTGCCTTTATGCACGCGGTTCAAGAAGGCGCAGCAAGTAAATCTTACGGCCTAGCGGTAGCTGGATTGGCTGGTGTACCGAAAGCGGTAATCAAGAATGCTCGCGCGAAGCTGACTCAACTAGAAGCATTAAGTATGGAGTCGCCAACATCGAAGCCAAGTGGCGTTGATATCGCCAACCAACTGAGCCTGATACCTGAACCAAGTGAAGTAGAACAAGCGCTAGCGAATGTTGATCCTGATGATCTGACTCCTCGCCAAGCGTTAGAAGAGCTCTACCGCTTGAAGAAGTTGCTTTAG
- the pncC gene encoding nicotinamide-nucleotide amidase translates to MQMTQDLSEQLGHLLAKHKHVLVTAESCTGGGVASAVTDIAGSSGWFDRSFVTYSNEAKQEMIGVQLKTLVEFGAVSEPVVIEMASGALQHSNGTISVSISGIAGPGGATEDKPVGTVCFAWKALNGWDKVETHLFTGDRSQVRQQATHHALQVIYDYLSMEGK, encoded by the coding sequence ATGCAGATGACTCAAGATCTTAGTGAACAGCTTGGACACTTACTCGCTAAACACAAACACGTTTTAGTGACGGCTGAATCATGCACTGGCGGTGGTGTTGCTAGCGCAGTGACGGATATCGCAGGGAGCTCTGGGTGGTTTGATCGCTCTTTTGTTACTTATAGTAATGAAGCGAAGCAAGAGATGATTGGTGTACAGCTTAAAACCTTAGTTGAGTTTGGTGCAGTGAGTGAGCCTGTAGTGATAGAAATGGCGAGCGGGGCATTGCAACATTCAAATGGGACTATCTCTGTATCGATCAGTGGCATTGCTGGCCCAGGTGGCGCGACCGAAGATAAACCCGTTGGTACAGTATGTTTCGCTTGGAAAGCACTAAATGGCTGGGATAAAGTAGAAACGCATCTATTTACAGGCGACAGATCACAAGTACGCCAACAAGCCACGCACCATGCCCTGCAAGTTATTTATGATTACCTATCAATGGAAGGTAAGTAG
- the recA gene encoding recombinase RecA encodes MDENKQKALAAALGQIEKQFGKGSIMRLGDNRTMDVETISTGSLSLDIALGAGGLPMGRIVEVYGPESSGKTTLTLELIAAAQRVGKTCAFVDAEHALDPIYAQKLGVDIDALLVSQPDTGEQALEICDALARSGAIDVLVIDSVAALTPKAEIEGEMGDSHMGLQARMLSQAMRKLTGNLKQSNCMAIFINQIRMKIGVMFGNPETTTGGNALKFYASVRLDIRRTGAIKDGDEVVGNETRIKVVKNKIAAPFKQAETQILYGKGFNREGELIDLGVKNKLVEKAGAWYSYKGDKIGQGKANAGKYLRENPEVALEIDTKLRELLLTPAVLEEKGAEKEEENEEL; translated from the coding sequence ATGGACGAGAATAAACAAAAAGCGTTAGCCGCAGCCCTTGGTCAGATTGAAAAGCAATTTGGTAAAGGTTCTATCATGCGTCTTGGTGATAACCGCACAATGGACGTAGAAACTATTTCTACAGGTTCTCTATCTCTAGATATCGCACTAGGTGCTGGTGGCCTACCTATGGGACGTATCGTAGAAGTTTACGGTCCAGAATCATCAGGTAAAACAACGCTAACGCTGGAGCTTATTGCTGCAGCACAGAGAGTGGGCAAAACGTGTGCATTCGTTGATGCGGAGCACGCACTAGACCCTATCTACGCTCAAAAGTTGGGTGTTGATATCGATGCTCTTCTTGTTTCTCAACCTGATACGGGTGAGCAAGCGCTTGAAATCTGTGATGCACTGGCTCGTTCAGGTGCTATCGACGTACTTGTTATTGACTCAGTAGCAGCACTAACACCTAAAGCAGAAATCGAAGGCGAAATGGGCGACAGCCACATGGGTCTTCAGGCTCGTATGCTTTCTCAAGCGATGCGTAAGCTGACTGGTAACCTCAAGCAGTCTAACTGTATGGCTATCTTCATTAACCAAATTCGTATGAAAATTGGTGTGATGTTCGGTAACCCAGAAACAACAACCGGTGGTAACGCACTTAAGTTCTACGCATCTGTTCGTCTTGATATTCGCCGTACTGGCGCGATTAAAGATGGTGATGAAGTTGTTGGTAACGAAACTCGCATCAAGGTTGTTAAGAACAAGATTGCTGCACCATTCAAACAAGCTGAAACTCAAATCCTTTACGGCAAAGGCTTCAACCGCGAAGGTGAGCTTATCGACTTAGGTGTTAAGAATAAGCTAGTAGAAAAAGCAGGCGCTTGGTACAGCTACAAAGGCGACAAGATCGGCCAAGGTAAAGCTAACGCTGGTAAATACCTACGTGAAAACCCAGAAGTTGCTCTAGAAATTGATACTAAACTTCGTGAGTTACTGCTAACTCCTGCTGTGCTTGAAGAGAAAGGTGCAGAGAAGGAAGAAGAAAACGAAGAGCTATAA
- a CDS encoding TrmB family transcriptional regulator, whose amino-acid sequence MSELVTKLMDFGFTKTDALVYINLLKNGQSSGYKIAKEISISRSSVYSSIDNLYANGYIFMSDGDTKEYEAKSPDLIFSQIEKKTVTNINFLKSELSKMMLKEEKEFVYNVSGFDNLLQKAKEIINQANLEIYLNTDFNLELFGKELCDAVERGVRVIGFSFNKMASPHEKIELHSRSENEETEYPSHRFMCVADMKLALMFSHREETLGLYANNRLIVKMIAEHIHSDIYLTEYERLAPNQHQHVRVNTIHEQHNAMVLDELKKH is encoded by the coding sequence GTGTCAGAGCTAGTCACCAAATTAATGGATTTTGGGTTTACCAAAACCGATGCGCTTGTTTATATTAATTTACTCAAAAATGGCCAATCCAGCGGATATAAAATCGCGAAAGAGATCTCTATCTCCCGCTCTTCTGTTTACTCGTCTATCGATAACCTTTATGCCAATGGCTACATTTTCATGTCTGATGGCGACACCAAAGAGTACGAAGCTAAATCACCAGATTTGATTTTCAGCCAGATAGAAAAAAAGACCGTCACCAATATTAATTTCCTTAAATCAGAATTATCGAAGATGATGCTGAAAGAGGAAAAAGAGTTCGTTTACAACGTATCGGGGTTCGACAACTTACTGCAAAAGGCCAAAGAAATCATTAATCAGGCAAATCTAGAAATTTATCTGAATACCGATTTTAACCTTGAGCTGTTTGGCAAAGAATTATGCGACGCCGTGGAACGTGGCGTACGAGTGATTGGCTTTTCATTCAACAAAATGGCGAGCCCACATGAAAAGATAGAACTACATTCGCGTTCTGAAAATGAAGAAACTGAATACCCTTCACACCGCTTTATGTGCGTAGCCGATATGAAGCTCGCCCTCATGTTCTCACACCGTGAAGAAACCTTAGGTTTATATGCCAATAATCGCTTAATTGTAAAAATGATCGCAGAGCATATTCACAGCGATATTTACCTAACAGAATACGAACGCCTGGCTCCTAATCAGCACCAACACGTTAGGGTGAATACGATTCACGAACAGCATAATGCTATGGTACTCGACGAGCTTAAGAAGCACTAA
- a CDS encoding ROK family protein — protein sequence MSKRTKSKCVINQIMLIKAEPNIVMGIAIDSHSIYSVASTSNGQEVYRMVQRIPGDLAHLAQHLITRISSVSYRYGSIAAIGISTSEFFSSHRQSVNNLTKQSQTHSPELAQLPMNLIQHFKVDCSLVMHSHSAAIACDAISNATTNADLIEQPLSADSSLDKRARGLHKEATLSVFLGDGCGMSFYKNNEQEHHPLSSHWAHSTLPNFQWLVDGLTPICRCGNEACIEQFLSAPSIERQYHQVVLKDQTLTQIFSGVDQSEPHASRIYRTYIDQLARSLVNPIQQLQPTRLVLSGEATTYPTLTADLKVALSRYIHVNEIPVIIHPKQDEFTFARGAFLIAEKNHNNHLRSS from the coding sequence TTGAGCAAGCGAACTAAATCCAAGTGTGTCATTAATCAAATCATGCTCATTAAAGCAGAACCAAATATAGTAATGGGAATCGCGATTGATTCCCACTCTATTTACTCGGTCGCCAGCACTTCTAACGGACAAGAGGTGTATAGAATGGTGCAGCGCATTCCTGGCGACCTTGCCCACTTGGCCCAACATTTGATAACCAGAATATCAAGCGTCAGCTACCGCTATGGAAGTATCGCCGCGATAGGCATAAGCACATCCGAGTTTTTTTCATCTCATCGCCAGTCAGTAAATAATCTGACAAAGCAAAGTCAAACTCACTCGCCAGAACTCGCCCAATTACCAATGAACCTGATTCAGCACTTCAAGGTCGATTGCTCGCTTGTGATGCATTCACACAGTGCGGCTATTGCGTGCGACGCGATTAGTAACGCAACGACGAACGCTGACTTAATTGAACAACCACTCTCGGCAGATTCAAGTCTAGATAAGAGGGCTAGAGGTTTACACAAAGAGGCCACACTCAGTGTATTTTTGGGCGATGGTTGTGGTATGAGTTTTTACAAAAATAACGAGCAAGAACACCACCCGTTAAGCTCACATTGGGCACATTCAACGTTACCAAATTTTCAATGGCTCGTTGATGGTTTAACTCCTATATGTCGCTGTGGCAATGAGGCCTGCATTGAACAGTTTTTATCCGCACCAAGTATTGAGCGGCAATATCATCAAGTCGTGCTAAAAGACCAAACTTTAACGCAAATTTTTTCAGGCGTAGACCAAAGTGAACCGCATGCATCGCGCATCTATCGTACTTATATCGACCAATTGGCGCGCAGTTTAGTTAATCCCATTCAGCAATTACAGCCCACACGACTCGTATTATCAGGCGAAGCAACGACCTATCCTACATTAACGGCAGATTTAAAAGTCGCATTGTCTCGCTACATTCACGTTAATGAAATTCCAGTGATTATTCACCCAAAACAAGATGAATTCACCTTTGCTCGCGGAGCGTTTCTCATCGCTGAAAAAAATCACAACAATCATTTACGCTCGTCGTGA
- a CDS encoding glycoside hydrolase family 13 protein, with amino-acid sequence MISAMAITNSVINKPITKSSLTHSAKSADSYAYNNETLHLRLRSAKGELDKVSLWIGDPYHWAEGGLDGGNLGGSDAHGWVGGNEVTMIHEGETEYHDHWFAEFTPPKRRSRYGFILYGKGGEKILFGEKRCADISTPESAEIELSNLSNFFCFPYINPRDVLKTPAWIKDTIWYQIFPERFANGRPETSPANVQPWGTRPVSDNFMGGDLWGVIDKLDYLQDLGVNGLYLCPIFTANANHKYDTVDYYNVDPHFGGNEAFKALVDEAHKRGMKIMLDAVFNHIGSQSPLWLDVVNNGAKSKYADWFWINQFPVYPDTPKEEWDFWNLNYETFANVVEMPKLNTENEECRAYLLDVARHWVEEFNIDGWRLDVANEVDHAFWRDFRKVVKDANPDCYILGEIWHEGMPWLRGDQYDSLMNYPLTQAITDYFGLGDLDKESFVNAVNASYMAYPRNVNEAMFNLLDSHDTTRIISLCQGDKRKAKLAYLFMFTQVGAPCIYYGGEIGMDGGRGMGSEDNRKCMIWEESEQDLEFKSFIQEMIALRKANPEFNQPSIDWLNVRDEKGTTDKECIAYRRGNLTFVLNNSDKDKQIILDDKSLTISAYGYVIEQAN; translated from the coding sequence ATGATTTCCGCTATGGCTATTACAAATTCAGTTATCAACAAACCGATTACAAAAAGCTCGCTGACTCACTCAGCAAAAAGCGCAGACAGCTACGCTTATAACAATGAAACCCTTCACCTTCGACTACGAAGCGCAAAAGGGGAACTAGACAAGGTCTCACTGTGGATCGGCGACCCGTATCACTGGGCAGAAGGCGGCCTCGATGGTGGTAATTTAGGAGGCAGTGATGCTCACGGATGGGTGGGTGGCAATGAAGTGACCATGATTCATGAAGGAGAAACCGAGTACCACGACCACTGGTTTGCGGAGTTTACTCCACCGAAACGTCGCAGCCGCTATGGTTTTATTTTGTACGGAAAAGGCGGCGAAAAGATCCTGTTTGGCGAAAAACGCTGCGCCGACATTTCAACGCCTGAAAGTGCAGAGATCGAGCTGAGCAACTTAAGCAATTTCTTCTGTTTTCCTTACATAAACCCTCGTGACGTTTTAAAGACGCCCGCGTGGATAAAAGACACCATTTGGTACCAAATATTCCCAGAGCGCTTTGCCAATGGTCGCCCTGAAACATCACCTGCCAACGTGCAGCCTTGGGGAACCCGACCTGTATCCGACAACTTTATGGGTGGCGATTTATGGGGCGTGATCGACAAGCTCGATTACCTGCAAGATCTTGGCGTGAACGGTTTGTATTTGTGCCCTATTTTCACAGCCAACGCCAACCATAAATACGACACTGTTGACTACTACAATGTAGACCCGCACTTTGGCGGCAATGAAGCTTTTAAAGCACTCGTCGATGAAGCCCATAAACGCGGCATGAAAATTATGCTCGACGCGGTATTCAACCACATTGGGTCTCAATCACCACTATGGCTAGACGTTGTGAATAACGGGGCAAAGTCCAAATACGCCGACTGGTTTTGGATCAATCAATTCCCTGTATACCCAGACACGCCAAAAGAAGAGTGGGATTTCTGGAACTTGAACTACGAAACCTTCGCGAATGTCGTCGAAATGCCCAAGCTGAATACTGAAAATGAAGAGTGTCGTGCATACTTATTAGACGTAGCACGCCACTGGGTAGAAGAGTTCAACATTGATGGTTGGCGTTTAGACGTAGCCAACGAAGTGGACCACGCGTTTTGGCGTGACTTCCGAAAAGTCGTAAAAGATGCCAACCCAGACTGCTACATTCTTGGGGAGATTTGGCACGAAGGTATGCCTTGGCTACGCGGCGACCAATACGATTCGCTGATGAATTACCCGCTGACACAAGCCATTACCGACTACTTTGGTCTTGGCGACCTTGATAAAGAGAGCTTTGTAAATGCAGTGAACGCGTCGTACATGGCATACCCACGCAACGTAAATGAAGCGATGTTTAACTTATTAGATAGCCACGACACCACTCGCATTATCTCTTTATGTCAGGGCGACAAGCGCAAAGCTAAATTAGCCTATCTATTTATGTTTACCCAAGTTGGCGCTCCATGTATTTACTACGGTGGAGAAATTGGTATGGATGGCGGCCGCGGCATGGGCAGCGAAGACAACCGAAAATGCATGATATGGGAAGAATCAGAGCAAGACTTAGAGTTTAAATCCTTCATTCAAGAAATGATCGCTTTACGTAAAGCTAATCCCGAGTTTAATCAGCCTAGCATTGACTGGTTAAACGTGAGGGATGAAAAAGGGACGACAGACAAAGAGTGCATTGCTTACCGCCGTGGCAATTTAACGTTTGTTTTAAACAACAGCGATAAAGATAAACAGATCATACTCGATGATAAATCACTGACCATTAGCGCTTACGGCTACGTGATTGAGCAAGCGAACTAA
- a CDS encoding sugar ABC transporter permease, whose protein sequence is MDKYIGKIGTLVVYLFLIANALLVLGPVIWTVLASFKTGNNLFSSSFTSIDFTLDHYRALFTDTPYLDWYKNTFLLATANMVISLVVVTISAFVFSRYRFNGKRNIMMSILVLQMFPAFLSMTAIYILLSKMGLIDTYAGLLFVYVTGSLPFMIWLVKGYFDAIPTSLDEAAKIDGAGHMTIFLEIILPLAKPILVFVGLVSFTAPWMDFILPTLILRSEEKMTLAIGIFSWISSNSAENFTLFAAGSLLVAVPITLLFVATQKHITTGLVSGAVKE, encoded by the coding sequence ATGGACAAATACATTGGCAAAATAGGCACCCTAGTCGTGTACTTATTTCTCATTGCCAACGCATTATTAGTACTTGGCCCGGTAATTTGGACAGTGCTAGCTTCATTCAAAACGGGGAATAACTTATTCAGTTCTTCTTTCACAAGTATTGATTTTACGCTCGACCACTACCGCGCGTTATTCACGGACACACCCTATTTAGACTGGTATAAAAACACCTTTCTTCTCGCTACAGCGAATATGGTTATTTCACTGGTTGTCGTAACTATTTCAGCGTTTGTGTTCTCTCGCTACCGCTTCAACGGTAAGCGAAACATTATGATGAGCATTCTTGTATTGCAGATGTTCCCGGCCTTTCTTTCGATGACAGCTATCTACATCTTGCTATCAAAAATGGGATTGATTGATACCTATGCTGGCTTGTTATTTGTGTATGTAACGGGCTCATTACCATTCATGATTTGGTTGGTGAAAGGTTATTTCGATGCCATTCCCACTTCATTGGACGAAGCTGCGAAAATTGATGGCGCAGGTCACATGACCATTTTCCTAGAGATCATTCTCCCTCTCGCGAAACCTATCTTAGTGTTTGTTGGTTTAGTCTCTTTCACCGCACCTTGGATGGACTTCATTTTACCTACGCTCATCTTACGCAGCGAAGAAAAAATGACGCTAGCCATCGGTATTTTCAGTTGGATTTCATCTAACTCAGCAGAGAACTTTACGCTGTTTGCCGCGGGTTCATTATTGGTTGCAGTGCCTATCACTTTGCTATTTGTTGCGACTCAAAAACACATTACTACCGGCCTCGTCAGCGGCGCAGTTAAAGAATAA
- a CDS encoding carbohydrate ABC transporter permease: MLLTENQPASRMPASLLIMGSTQIVKGHWVKGGVFLAMQLITLLILPELLASLKSLVTLGDVAQVREGFKIIQGDNSVFMLVEGVIALLYSFLFICLYIANIQDAKVSLKSRLNLREQFKDIYDQKFAFIMLSPAFVASIAFIILPIIITVLVSFTNYSAPHHIPPRNLVDWVGFKNFIALFELKIWSSTFFGVASWTVLWAFFATICTCGFGFLLALALQNRNIKAKKAWRFIFILPYAIPAFVTLLMFRLLLNGIGPVNATLNSWGFDSIAFLSDPFTAKITVIAVSVWVGAPYFMLLIAGALTNISSELYEASEVDGASKFQQFKEITLPMVLHQVAPSLVMTFAHNFNNFGAIYLLTEGGPINPEYRFAGHTDILITWIYKLTLDFQQYQIASVISIIIFLFLSGIAIWQFSRMKSFKDDVGM; encoded by the coding sequence ATGTTGTTAACAGAGAATCAGCCGGCATCACGAATGCCCGCTTCACTCCTTATTATGGGGAGTACACAGATCGTAAAAGGTCATTGGGTAAAAGGCGGTGTATTTTTAGCCATGCAGCTAATCACACTGTTGATTCTCCCGGAGCTGTTGGCCTCACTAAAAAGCTTAGTCACTTTAGGCGATGTGGCTCAAGTTCGTGAAGGCTTTAAAATCATACAGGGTGATAACTCGGTCTTTATGTTGGTAGAAGGGGTCATCGCGCTACTCTACAGCTTCTTATTCATCTGTCTGTACATTGCTAATATCCAAGATGCAAAAGTCAGCCTTAAGTCACGGCTGAACCTCCGTGAACAATTTAAAGACATTTACGACCAAAAGTTCGCATTCATTATGCTATCGCCAGCTTTTGTTGCCAGTATCGCATTCATTATTTTACCGATTATTATTACGGTACTTGTCTCTTTCACTAACTATTCTGCGCCCCATCATATCCCACCAAGAAACCTCGTAGATTGGGTGGGGTTTAAAAACTTTATCGCGTTATTTGAACTGAAAATATGGTCGAGCACTTTCTTCGGTGTCGCTTCTTGGACGGTTCTGTGGGCATTTTTTGCCACCATATGTACTTGTGGGTTTGGTTTTTTACTGGCGCTTGCGCTGCAAAATCGAAATATTAAAGCGAAAAAAGCATGGCGCTTTATCTTTATTCTCCCTTATGCCATTCCGGCTTTCGTAACCTTATTGATGTTCCGCTTGCTACTGAATGGGATTGGGCCAGTCAACGCGACGTTAAACTCGTGGGGCTTTGATTCGATTGCCTTCTTATCAGACCCCTTCACCGCAAAAATTACCGTTATCGCGGTGAGTGTTTGGGTTGGCGCACCTTACTTTATGCTGCTTATTGCAGGGGCTCTGACTAACATCTCAAGCGAACTTTATGAAGCCAGTGAAGTCGATGGTGCAAGCAAGTTCCAGCAATTTAAAGAAATCACCCTGCCTATGGTGTTGCACCAAGTAGCCCCATCGTTGGTCATGACCTTTGCCCATAACTTCAATAACTTTGGGGCGATTTACCTGTTAACTGAAGGGGGACCTATCAACCCTGAATATCGATTTGCAGGACATACCGACATTCTGATCACTTGGATTTACAAGCTCACACTCGACTTCCAGCAGTATCAAATCGCCTCGGTTATCTCAATCATTATCTTCTTGTTCTTGTCTGGTATTGCGATATGGCAATTCAGCCGCATGAAGTCATTCAAAGACGATGTAGGTATGTAA